The following are from one region of the Pocillopora verrucosa isolate sample1 chromosome 3, ASM3666991v2, whole genome shotgun sequence genome:
- the LOC131782032 gene encoding LDL receptor repeat-containing protein egg-1 — MMHWAVVTFAVIIAVIEITEAKPYVRNRQYTENPGKGACANNRYRCEGGNKCIPLKWICDGVHDCDDKLDERNCLTGNETSIPSYIHAKEISEAQDIIDGTRRSGISGCPRNTYSCDEGQKCLLMSSLCDDMSDCHDGTDEKNCPLKPACESNKLSCDEGEKCLPLTWVCDNISDCNDNKDEHNCPNKRTGKSLAHAAEEAAMTAAQEAKRAAAAAEDMMLLARRAAEKASRALKIAEDYGAKKS; from the exons ATGATGCATTGGGCCGTAGTGACCTTCGCAGTGATTATTGCTGTTATAGAAATCACAG aagccAAGCCCTACGTTAGGAACAGACAATATACTGAAAATCCTGGAAAAG GGGCTTGTGCAAATAATCGGTATAGATGTGAAGGAGGGAATAAGTGCATACCGTTAAAATGGATCTGTGATGGAGTTCATGACTGTGACGATAAACTCGATGAGCGGAATTGCTTAACAGGAAACGAAACCAGCATTCCTTCCTACA TTCATGCCAAGGAAATCAGTGAAGCTCAAGACATCATAGACGGCACCAGGAGATCCGGAATCAGTG GATGCCCGAGAAATACTTACTCATGTGACGAAGGTCAAAAATGTCTCCTTATGAGTTCGTTGTGTGATGACATGAGCGATTGCCACGATGGCACAGATGAGAAAAACTGTCCTCTAAAACCAG CATGTGAGTCAAATAAGTTATCCTGCGACGAGGGAGAGAAATGCCTACCGCTGACCTGGGTGTGTGACAACATCAGCGATTGCAATGACAACAAAGATGAGCATAACTGCCCAAACAAAAGGACTG GAAAATCTCTAGCGCATGCTGCTGAGGAAGCAGCAATGACCGCTGCCCAGGAAGCAAAACGAGCCGCAGCTGCAGCTGAAGACATGATGCTGCTGGCTCGAAGAGCCGCCGAAAAAGCCAGTCGCGCCTTAAAAATTGCGGAAGATTATGGAGCAAAAAAGTCATGA